The genomic segment CTAGgtctgcaactaacgattattttcatagtctattttttttttctttcttttttcttttttctttttttcttcgattaatcgattaatcagatggggcggggcaaactttcagtaccgttttttcgtttttttttttatttaattccacaaactgagtgttacaaatattaacttcagactaaaaccttacacaactgtttgtttaattatataagactgaaaagaacccaatacacacagacacgcaccaGAATATGTATTATTCacttaggactgtagtttaattcagtgatttttgtgcatccataaaaaaatgcatatatatatatatatatatatatatatatatatatatatatatacacacacacacacacacacacacacacacacacacatattatatatatatatatatatatatatatatatatgaaatataacatattataatatgcattactttttatggattcacaaaaagcactgaattaaactacagtcctaaattaataattaaaactctTTCActgcactttgtggtttctggTACTCGCCGCCTTTAGACATGCTGTTTTACTTGTGTTtgcttttgatcatagtgttttaattaggcattacagatcttacttgcgctcCCACGCtgtatcaccgcgtctacaccaTGCGTGATCAccttctgttataataaacgacagacgttacactgatacagcatataatgtcaataaacttaaattacaACAActcgacacagcatcactgtTGTGCttgtgctacacaaactccgctttatcaagtttataaatcttctcggcagtgtttaatataaaatgctccactACCTTAGAGGAGTTGGaggtcacacactttcttcctcagcctccgtctgatggtggcTGAGAGAAAAGCTAGTCGTTGTCGGTGAcactgggtattaggctaaagctagcgccGTCGTTATTACATGActatgacgtcatgtgccatcaactaggaagcagcttatacttccggttagtaaaaaaatgctagtgttccattttagatgatattacctttctaaaattcatacactagatggtagagtacatagtacATAGTGTAATTGTACAGTACttaatttgggacacaactttagtatttactctccgaagcatgTTTTCAGTACAGAAGTAATGTAAGGAGTAAACATGCCCTGCACCGTGCGCAGACCAAccaatcgataatgagattcgtcgacaacgattttcataatcgattattatcgattttattgattagttgttgcagctctgtAGTCCACAAACACTTTTCTGATTCTTCCACCTTTTTTCTTccatctgtgtgtctctctagGCTGTGGGCTTGAGTTCCTGTTGGTGCTCTGTGGGTTGGAGCTATCTTGGTCCTGCCCGCGCCACTGCATCTGCTACTCGGCTCCCAGCACCGTCAGTTGCCAGGCCCACAACTTCCTGTCTGTCCCTGAAGGCATTCCCCCCCACAGCGAGCGTATCTTCCTCCAGAATAACAAAATCCACCGGTTGTTGAAAGGCCATTTTAGTCCCACTACAGTAACACTGTGGATCTACTCCAACAACATCACCTATATTGAGCCCTCCACCTTTCAAGGGTTCACCCTGTTGGACGAGCTAGACCTTGGAGACAACCGCTACCTGCGTTCTCTATCCCCAGAGACCTTTCATGGGCTTAGCCGTCTTCATGCCCTCCATCTGTACCGCTGTGGCTTGAGTGCTCTGCCTAATAACATCTTCCAGGGCCTTCGTAATCTGCAGTACTTATATCTCCAAGTAAGTCTTATAACTACTCATGCTTTTTTATGTGTTATACATTAGTGTTTTGTCATATTTAGTTCTCTCCTCTTTGTCTCTAAAGGATAACCACTTAGAGTACCTGCAGGATGACATCTTTGTGGACCTACACAACCTGAGCCATTTGTTTCTTCATGGGAACCGCCTGTGGAGCCTGCATCAGAACACCTTCAGAGGGCTGCGTGCTCTGGACAGGCTGCTGCTGCACCACAACCAGCTGCAGTGGGTGGACCGGCTGGCTTTCCATGACCTGAAGCGCCTCACCACACTATATCTGTTCAACAACTCCTTGACAGAGCTATCTGGTGAGTGCCTGTCCATGCTTGGTGCTTTGGAATATCTTCGTCTCAATGACAACCCCTGGGAATGTGACTGCAAGGCTTTGTCTCTGTGGGACTGGCTTAAGAGGTTCCGCGGCTCCACATCTGCAGTGGGCTGCATGGCCCCAGCCAGTCTGGCAGGAAAGGACCTAAAGCAGCTGAAGAAAGAAGACTTCCCCAATTGCTCTGGATCTGAGTCCCTGCACCAGAGCAAGACTAAGTTGTGGGTTGGAACAGACAAGGTCTCACTGAAGCAAGAGCCTCAACCTGCCCAGCCTCCACAAACACGCCCTCACCACCCCCACCTTGGTGAACAATTCTCCTCTCTGCCTACACCTTTGCCCCAACCTCCCCCTGCAATCAATGGAGTACAGGCAGGAACAGGCGATTCCCCAAATGCAGTCACTCCTCAGAGGCCTGGTCGTTCTCGGAACTGCACACGCCAGCGGAGCAGGAGCGGCAAAGGGAAAGGCCCCAACGAGGTTCATACTTCAAAGGAAATGGCAGACAAGGAGTTTTCCTCATCCGACTTCACTGGGAAATATGACCACACATCCCCTGATAGTTTGACCACACGGAGAAAGAATAAATGTACTCCCCGGACCACTGTGCGTCCCCCCAGTGGGGTCCAGCAGGCCACCAACATGGGCAATTCCCAGTGGctccacctccctctctctagtATTGCGGGACTTCTTGTGCTGCTAAGTGCTAGCTTCATCATACAGTGAACTTGATGCTGGTGCATTGTAGCTAAATGAAATCAATGCAGTTCTCAGATCCACTCTAGCTCCAGCCTTCCAAGGCCTCTTTACAtgagtctctgtgtgtgcaagtgcgtgtgtatgtttttGGGTTGGGGCGGGGGGattattgtgtgtatgtttaataaTATGTGTAAAATACTGTTTAAGGATCTTTGACAGTTAGACACTGAAATAGACACACATGCTTAAGCATCATATGCACATATCTGTGAAATACATACATATGCGTGAATATCAGATGCCTAATATGAGCAGGAGGATGGAAGATTGAATTGAAAGAGAAGCAGCCTAAACATGCTTTCACTGCCATTGTTGCCAAAATATTTTGATTTACATCTAGATGGGTGATTGTACCCTAATCACAAATTATAGCTAAACAGCAAGACATGCAATTGGAATATAACATGCAACTGAAAGGCAGGGTTGCTAAAGTGAAAATTACTGTAATACAAATTAATGCCAATTCTAAATTGTTACATTCTGACATAAACTTAAcacatttacaatatttttcATTACCTTTAATTTCTTATATAAGTAAGTTGCAAAATATCATCCAAAATAAAGTGTATTTGTAAATCCAGAAAAGTTTTACCTTTAGCATGTCCTGAGTTACATTTGTTGGCAAAacacataatgttttttttttctttgacaaCAACTGAATGTAATAATGCACATAATTGCCTCATCATTATGAAATAtaattgctgtgtattcacgTAATCCCAGACCACGGTGTGCTCATTatggaaataaattaataagtTGAGAAAGATACCATGTATAACAACATAGCACAACTTTGTTATTTTTAGTGAAATGTGTGACTTCAGCAGATTAATTAGGATTAGCAGACAGAAACTGTTTACTTTCCAATTTTATCCTTCTTGTTATTTTATTGCAGTAATGTGCTGCCAAATATTCCTTCCTAGATTCACTGccactgaggggaaaaaagggacTCTTAAAATGACTTACACTCAGCATAGAGAACATTCAGGCTAGAATCtactttaacattttacagtGAAACACAATTTGTCAGTTAAATTGTACAACACACCCACACTGagtagaaaatataaaaatcccAGAAAAGGCCACGTTGCTGCCCAAATACTATCCATTTTCAACTAGTgctcatatatactgtataccttAGTAGGTTTGATATGTTTAACCTTtagatcttttgtttaaaaaattcacaaaaatactctgctctcatggatatcaaacaattgcaaaacacaggtttatccaaaaaaatatatatttgttaaatataggtgtggaaCAGTTATttgcacccctatgaattcatattagaaaacattatttgaaatatattcccattgatattttacattttgtagtacacctgggtgactaggaacaggaaattgttcaagtTAGTtccgtcttggggtcagaaagtcttcaaaactacaatccgaagtcacctacatcatcacaagttgtttggaagggtttcaagaaaaaagcctctactctcatccaaaaacaatctcaagcatcttcagtttgccagacactactggaacttcaaatgggatcgggttctatggtcagatgaaaccaaaatagagttttttggcaataaacaccagaggtggttttggtgcacacagagaggtagccatatggaaaagtacctcatgcccatggttaaatatggtggtggctctgtaatgttctggggctgtttttctgccagacgacctggacattttgttaggatgcatgtcatcatggactctatcaaatatcaacagatattaaatgaaaatcttactgcctctgccagaaagcttacaacgggccgtggttggatcttccagcaggataatgatccaaaacatacatcaaaatcaacacaaaaatgatgtggagagattctgtatggaggaatggtctcagatcccttgccatgtattctccaacctcatcaggcattataggagaaaactcagagctgttatcttggcaaagggaggtagcacaaagtattcactaaaaggatgccaataattgttgcacacctatatttaacagatattttttataaacctgtggtttgtttgcaattgtttgatatccatgagagcagagtatttttatgatttttttaaacaaaagatcaaaaggttaaacaataaagacaattttccccagccttctttgctcatatttaccaagggtgccaatattagtggatatACATTCctcatattttattttgctaCAAACATTGCTTCAAGATGTATCGTCATGATTTGCACAGTTTGTTTGGATTATTTTGCAACTGCACATTATGGAGCCTATTATAACAAGCTGCTATTAATGTTTAACGAAGCAAACAGGGTACATTTGCTtcaagaacagtgtgtgtgtgtatgtgtgtgtgtgtgtgtgtgtgtgtgtgtgcgcgcacgtgtgtgtgtgtgtgtgtgtgtgaatgtgtgtgtctagaATATAAAGCTCTGAAAATCTAAAGAGTTGTATTTGTTTCTtgtcttctgtgtttgtttgatttggcTGAGCTGGGAACTAGAGATGACCTGCTAATGGGgcacagaaacaggaagtgccCCGAGAGGACAAAGGTCAAATTGGGATGACCGTTTTTTGCTAACATCCCTCTGTCTGAACTGCCTATTAAAATGGACACTTTTCACCCTTAAAAGGCTGTGAAATCAACAATTCAACAATACTACGAAGATACAGGAAAAGAATCCTTTAAATAACTCGGTGTGATGTATAATAGTGATTTTCAACATACCATGGCCAAAAAAAGCCCTTTTGGAGCCATAGGACAAAAAAACTGGGGTCCAGGAGAAAGACAATTTGTCTGCGCTGGATAGAGGGAAAAGTGTGGATGGATGTTCAATCTCCAGTTACAAGTCCAGGGAATGGCTGGAGAATTGTGCCTCGGCTAATGAGAAATTCTTTGTAAAATATAATGAACTGTAAACAGTTTCGTCAGCCAGTAGATGGACTTGTGACTAAGATCATATTGGTACCACGATAAAAACCATGAATGAATGACATTTATGATGACAACAGGGTTTTTTACTTCTCAAGCAGAGAAGTACATTTCTTCACATTTTTTGctttctcattttttatttggttCTTACATGCTTTAGATTCCATTTTCAAAGAAACTGCACAATCCTCCTCCACcatgtcctctctctctgtctctctctctctctctctgtctctctctctcctgcaccACACCATCCTAGTTATTCGATGGTTTAACAAGTTGTTCTCAGAAGATAatacaaaaaatgtttataaagatATTAAAATCTATATCTTCTTATTTAAGACGTGTGTCGCCATTTCTTTTTTAGTATTCAGAAAGCAAGGCACTGACAAAGTAAAGAAATCCTTCCACCTCTCTCCTGTCAGCAAGATTTTTACAGTCAGACGATGCTCTTCTTTGCAGTGTTTCCGGATCAGTCGCTGCCTATTATATCAGAGGAATAATCCAGGTATCTGTGTAGCCTAGTGAGTCCCTCTCTTacatacacgcgcacacacacacacggacatcAATATCACCACCACCCacaaaactctgtgtgtgtgtgggtgtgtgtgtctccaaaACTTATAAGCACCATATTTGAGATGGCCATTACAATTATTAACAGAGCTTTACACTATTTTCTGCTCTCATTTCTCATCTCCTTCCCACTATGATGGGAATTGATCGTGAGCTAAACCATAATTTTTTCCTACAATAATGTGGGGAAAGCTAGTTTTCCGCATGGCAGAGAACGGATACAGCATTACTTATGAATCAATGTTGGATGTTGCAGTTACATAAGAAACCACAGTATATGGGGCTTTTGCCTCTATCTTTGTGTAACCTGATGACAATATGGTGCTAATTTGGTTGGGTATAagattgggtttttttcttcacatttgcTCCCCCATCTCCCCCCAATGTCCTGCCATGTTTCTTACAATccagtttaaataataatttaacaatataaataattacCAACCTACTAAGTGAATTAAGTTATCTGTGGAAAGAAATAAAGCAGAGATGTCATTACACATTGaacataatttaaataaatgacttaTAAGACTAATAAATACCACTTGCCAAAAGTATTGCCATCATGGAGAAGAGGAATAAACTGATATAAATTCTGTGTTCTAGATCATTCGTTATGTAACTGTACACCAACAAGAGCATACGAGaagacagaaaacacatttgttgTCACTTATATTAGCCACTGCTCCAAAATGAACAGCAAGTGAATTTACAAATAGGTCAGAAATttacttcattcattcactgattggtataattcattcatctccagtaaccactttatcatgGTCAGTGTGACTGGCTCTGATGTTGGAATAGACCCTGAATGGTCCATCACAGgaaaccatgcacacacatattcacacactcattcacaccta from the Ictalurus furcatus strain D&B chromosome 17, Billie_1.0, whole genome shotgun sequence genome contains:
- the rtn4rl1b gene encoding reticulon-4 receptor-like 1b, which gives rise to MFKRGCGLEFLLVLCGLELSWSCPRHCICYSAPSTVSCQAHNFLSVPEGIPPHSERIFLQNNKIHRLLKGHFSPTTVTLWIYSNNITYIEPSTFQGFTLLDELDLGDNRYLRSLSPETFHGLSRLHALHLYRCGLSALPNNIFQGLRNLQYLYLQDNHLEYLQDDIFVDLHNLSHLFLHGNRLWSLHQNTFRGLRALDRLLLHHNQLQWVDRLAFHDLKRLTTLYLFNNSLTELSGECLSMLGALEYLRLNDNPWECDCKALSLWDWLKRFRGSTSAVGCMAPASLAGKDLKQLKKEDFPNCSGSESLHQSKTKLWVGTDKVSLKQEPQPAQPPQTRPHHPHLGEQFSSLPTPLPQPPPAINGVQAGTGDSPNAVTPQRPGRSRNCTRQRSRSGKGKGPNEVHTSKEMADKEFSSSDFTGKYDHTSPDSLTTRRKNKCTPRTTVRPPSGVQQATNMGNSQWLHLPLSSIAGLLVLLSASFIIQ